Below is a genomic region from Gemmatimonadota bacterium.
CGGGTTGGCCCCGCAGACAGGAGTGCTGTCGGTGGAACTCGGAACCGGTGGCCCGCGGATTGTTGGATTCGGCAGAGAGTCGCTTCGCGAGTGTGCGTTTCGCGGGGCGGTGTTTCCCGGGCTTGTCCAGCACGGCAGGGGAGAAAGAGGCCGAGCCGCATTTCTCGCTTCCGGTGCGACGGCGGGACTTGCCGCAGCCCTGTGGATTCACCTGGACATTGTGAAGGGTGAGGACCGCGCCGCGGACTTGCGGAGCAGGGGCCGACTCTTGTCGGCCGCGGATCCCGATGGCGCCGAGGCGCTCTTCCTGCAGGCATCCAGAAAATCGCGCGATGTGAATCATCTGAGGGATCGTCGCATCCTCGCGCTGGTGTCCACCGCCACGGTGTGGGGTGTGGGATTCACGGACGCAACACTCTTCCGACGGCCGTTTCGGGTGACTCGGTCGCGTGCGGATGGCCTGGTTCTCCGCGCCGAGAAAGCCGGACGCGCGGGCACGCTGGCTCGCTCTCTTCTCTTTCCGGGTCTGGGGCATGACTTCGCAGGCCGAGGTCGCCGCGGTCTTGCCGCCACGATGGGTGCGGTCGGGGCCGGAGGCTATCTGCTCGCAAGCATGGACTCAAAGAATCGTGCGACCCAACAGCGTGTCTGGTTGGAGAAGAGGATTGAGGAATCTACGAATGGCCATTTGCTGTCGGGAGATCTTGCCGAAGCCCGATTCGAGGAGTCGAAGAAGGCGACGGAGAGGAATCGAGCGGCATGGCTGTTGGCGGGCTGGTGGGCATTGTCAGCACTCGACTCCATCTGGTCCCCGGAACTCGGGGCTCCCGCGGGGGGGCATTCGAACATGTCCGGAGCTTTTTCGGTCGATCCTGTGCTGGCCGAGGTGAGCTGGAAAGTGGGATTCTGACCCGTTCCCCAGCGGGCTGTGGCAGATTGTGATCTGCAGAGCCGGTACTTGGGCTCTTTTGGCATAATGCAACAGAATCTGCGCCGTGGTTGACAGGCACCCTGACACCCTCATATACTGTTCATTCGTTCGACCCCCCTGATTTACACCGTGTCATTCAGCATGGCGGCGAGTTTTCCCGGATGCCGTCGAGAGAAAGTCGGTTCCACCCGGGTCCCCCTGGAACCGGCAGGAGAGGACACAGATATGCTGAGGGGAAATGCCGCATCCAATGTGGACGCATATGTGGCTCGCAGGCCAATGCCGGGGAAGAGACTCAGAACCGTTGACGCACCCATGCCGCTCGTCTTGGGAGCGGGTCGCAGGATCTTCGACATCGTGGGATCGCTCACGCTACTCCTTGTTCTTCTGCCGCTCTTGGCTGGCATCGCCGTGGCAGTCAAACTGACTTCGCGGGGCCCGGTCTTCTATCTGCAGACCCGCGTCGGGATGAACCGGCGCACGAGCAGGGATCAACGCCGCGCTCCATCGAGTGTTTCGACTCCCGAGCGTCGGCGCGGAGATCGCCGAGTCATCGCAAGTGCGGGGAAGCTCTTCCGTATCTGCAAGTTCCGCAGCATGGTGGACGGGGCTGAGAATGCGGTGGGAGCCACTTGGGCCGTACCGGATGATCCCCGCATTACTCCAGTCGGGAGGATTCTACGCAAGACCCGACTCGACGAACTTCCGCAGCTTGTGAATGTCCTGCGTGGAGAGATGTCATTCATTGGTCCGCGCCCGGAACGCCCTTTCTTCGTGGAGAAGTTCTGCCTCTCAATGCCGACCTACACGGGGCGCTTGGTGACGCCTCCGGGGATCACCGGGCTGGCTCAGGTGGAGCACAAGTACGACACCAGCTATGAGGATGTTCGTCTGAAGCTGGAATACGATCTCCGGTATCTTCAGAACCGAAGCGTCAGAATGGACCTTCTCATCTTTCTCAAGACGATCAAGGTCATGCTGAGCGGAAGCGGAGCCCATTAGGAATACAGTAGTTGGGCCGGTCGCTTGCGGTGCGCTCCCTTGACTCCCCCGCGGGTGAGTGCTAGCTTGCACGCGCTTCTGATACGGTTGAGTCCGGCTGCAAGGGTTGGGAGTCTGCCGGTGGTTTCGGCCCGAGCGGAGGGCGACGCTGTGAAGCACCTGGACCGGACCTGTGGCACGACTCGCCCGGACCCGCTTCCTGTGGAAGGTGCTGCGCGGGCCCAGCGCACCTCCCCTGCGGTCTCTCCTGAACAAACCTCCTCCCCAGCCCGAATCCTCTGGGAGCGCGTACCCGAGATCGTCCTGCTGTGGGTGCTGGCGGGTTTCCTGGTATGGGCGGCCATCCGTTTCGCGGGAATGCTGGAGCGGACCGGGACCCCTCGGAGGGAGGGGGCGCTGCTCTTTGCGGCCTTCGCGGCAGCGGGCGCCTTCGCTCTCCGGAGGGCGGTCACTCGGGGGCGTAGACTCCGAATACGGCCGGAGGCACTGGCAAAGGGGCAAGGAGACCCTCCAATAGCTCGGGATCAGGCTCGACGAGGGCCGCTGAAAGGAGTACAAGGATAGTTACGGGTGCTTACACTAGGCTGGGGTACGACAGGATGCGGCACCTCTTGGGTCGCTTCGGGACTTCCGCATTGTGCGAAGGAGCTGCGGAAGATGGGGAAGGGGAGGGCGGATGATGCTGCTTCGGAAGCTGGAGAGCCGATCGGCCACGATCGGAGTGGTCGGCCTGGGCTATGTCGGGCTTCCTCTCGCGATGGAGTTCGCGAAGGCCGGGTACCGTGTCCTTGGGATTGATGTCGACGCGCGGAAGGTGCAGAACCTGCGGGACGGTGAGTCCTATATTCTGGATGTGGACAATGCGGATGTGACGCGTTTCGTCCAATCGGGAGAGTTCTCCGCCTCGCGGGATCATTCACTGCTCGCGGACGCTGATGTCATCGTGATCTGCGTCCCCACTCCGCTTCAGGCGAAGACCAAGGATCCCGATCTCACTTTCATTCTGGATGCGGTGTCGCAGATTCGGGCTTGTCTCCGAGAAGGCCAGCTGATCATCCTGGAGAGCACCACCTTCCCGGGAACGACCACCGAGGTGATCCTCCCCATCCTTCAGGACGGAGAGCTTCGCGTGGGGAAGGACTTCTTCCTGGCGTTCTCTCCGGAGCGAGTGGACCCGGGGAACGAGACCTTCCATACCGGCAACATCCCCAAGGTCGTGGGGGGGTGCACCCAAGAGTGTACTCGGCACGCGGTGGCGCTCTACGAGAATTGCCTGGAACGCGTCGTGCCCGTGAGTTCACCGGATGTCGGGGAAATGGTGAAGCTGCTGGAGAACACCTTTCGCACCGTCAACATCGGCCTGGTGAACGAGTTCGCGCTCCTCTGCGGGAAGCTCGGGATCGATGTCTGGGAAGTGATTGAGGCGGCATCCACGAAGCCGTTCGGGTTCATGCCGTTTTACCCCGGCCCCGGGTTGGGAGGTCACTGCCTTCCGGTGGATCCTCTCTACCTGTCCTGGAAGGCTCATGTGAACGGATTCCACCCCAAACTCATTGATACTGCCGTCCGCGTGAATCAGGAGATGCCTCAGCACATCGTGGCCCGGGTGGAAGCCTCCCTCCCGGATTCAAGCGAGGGCCTGAAGGGGACGAAAATACTGGTGATAGGGGTGGCCTACAAGCGGGACACAGACGATGTCCGGGAATCCCCGGCACTGGAGATTATTCGCCTCCTGGAGGAACAGGGGGCTTGTGTCGACTATACCGATCCCCATGTGGCCACTCTCCGACCAAACGGGACGCAGATGTCGTCCCGAACGCTGTCCCCGGAGGTTCTCGAAGAGGCGGATTGCGTGTTGATCGTGACGGACCACACCCGTGTGGACTATGCCATGATCGCGTGCCACGCATCGGTGGTTGTGGATACCCGCAACGCTCTCAAGGACCATGTGGGAGAGCACATCCACCGCCTCTGACAAGGAGCGGAAGCCGCTGTGGCCAGCTTTCTCGTGACAGGCGGTGCCGGGTTCATCGGTTCCCATCTCGTGGATGCGCTCGTGAGTTCCGGCGGTCAGGTGCGCGTGCTGGACAATCTGTCCACCGGTTCACTGGACAATCTCGGTGAGGCACTGGACCGCATTGAGTTCATTCAGGGAGACATCACCGACCCGCCCACGGTGTCGCGCGCGGTGGAAGGCGTGGATCATGTCTTTCACGAAGCGGCACTCGTCAGTGTGCCTCTATCGATGGAAAACCCGGAAGCGAACCACCGCATCAATGTGAACGGGACCTTCGCCCTGCTTCAGGCAAGCAGGGCGGCCGGCGTGAAGCGCTTTGTCTTCGCGGGTTCCTGCGCCGCTTATGGCGGGAACCCCGCGGAGGTCGCGAGGGAAACGGACACTCCGGAACCCGGTTCGCCCTACGCGCTCGCCAAACTGGCGGGCGAAGGGTACTGCCGTCTCTTCGATCGAATGGGTTGGCTGGAGACGGTGGTTCTACGCTACTTCAATGTGTTCGGCCCCCGGCAGGATCCGGAGTCTCCCTATTCGGCAGTGGTCCCTCTCTTTGCGACGCGCCTTCTCGGCGGTCAGCCTCCGGTGATCCATGGTGATGGCGGCCAGACGCGGGACTTCGTCTATGTGAAGGATGTGATCCAGGCGAACCTGCTCGCCATGACTTCGACCGATGCGCACGGAGGGGTCTTCAATGTCGGAACAGGGGAGAGTCGCTCTGTGAAGGAACTGGCGAACTGCCTCTCCGCGCTCGTGCCGGAGGGGCCTGGACCGGTTCATGAGGGCGCGCGCGCCGGGGACATTCGGGATTCCCGCGCGGGAGTGGAAGCCGCGCGCCGGACGCTCGGGTTTGAGGCGGCCGTCCCCTTCGACGA
It encodes:
- a CDS encoding sugar transferase, with the protein product MPLVLGAGRRIFDIVGSLTLLLVLLPLLAGIAVAVKLTSRGPVFYLQTRVGMNRRTSRDQRRAPSSVSTPERRRGDRRVIASAGKLFRICKFRSMVDGAENAVGATWAVPDDPRITPVGRILRKTRLDELPQLVNVLRGEMSFIGPRPERPFFVEKFCLSMPTYTGRLVTPPGITGLAQVEHKYDTSYEDVRLKLEYDLRYLQNRSVRMDLLIFLKTIKVMLSGSGAH
- a CDS encoding SDR family oxidoreductase, whose protein sequence is MASFLVTGGAGFIGSHLVDALVSSGGQVRVLDNLSTGSLDNLGEALDRIEFIQGDITDPPTVSRAVEGVDHVFHEAALVSVPLSMENPEANHRINVNGTFALLQASRAAGVKRFVFAGSCAAYGGNPAEVARETDTPEPGSPYALAKLAGEGYCRLFDRMGWLETVVLRYFNVFGPRQDPESPYSAVVPLFATRLLGGQPPVIHGDGGQTRDFVYVKDVIQANLLAMTSTDAHGGVFNVGTGESRSVKELANCLSALVPEGPGPVHEGARAGDIRDSRAGVEAARRTLGFEAAVPFDEGLARTVEWYRRQESLQDSGGSS
- a CDS encoding nucleotide sugar dehydrogenase, which translates into the protein MMLLRKLESRSATIGVVGLGYVGLPLAMEFAKAGYRVLGIDVDARKVQNLRDGESYILDVDNADVTRFVQSGEFSASRDHSLLADADVIVICVPTPLQAKTKDPDLTFILDAVSQIRACLREGQLIILESTTFPGTTTEVILPILQDGELRVGKDFFLAFSPERVDPGNETFHTGNIPKVVGGCTQECTRHAVALYENCLERVVPVSSPDVGEMVKLLENTFRTVNIGLVNEFALLCGKLGIDVWEVIEAASTKPFGFMPFYPGPGLGGHCLPVDPLYLSWKAHVNGFHPKLIDTAVRVNQEMPQHIVARVEASLPDSSEGLKGTKILVIGVAYKRDTDDVRESPALEIIRLLEEQGACVDYTDPHVATLRPNGTQMSSRTLSPEVLEEADCVLIVTDHTRVDYAMIACHASVVVDTRNALKDHVGEHIHRL